In Aestuariibaculum lutulentum, one DNA window encodes the following:
- a CDS encoding T9SS type B sorting domain-containing protein, whose product MISQNETDNWYFGDNAGLNFGNIKHLVLNDGAMTTPAGCSSISNKNGELLFYTNGQTVWNKNHEIMSNGINLAGDINNTQSTIIVPKPSDPNTYYIFTTRENPTSTPLVTSGLFFSTVKFTVQNPLGEITSKNSRLTTTITQRITAIHDAITNTIKVITFGSESTQNNAPKDTFFIFTVTSNGVNKTPVKTQERTIVSSAGAMKISPDGKIIALADFDGNFIYLYNFDITTSEVKYYNTINPNLLMDPLNPYGVEFSQDSKILYFTGNNAYNRSFLYKFLLYEPSIFNSKKLVSTTTEYSYGDLQLAKNGKIYVANYLPTTPPDIVKNINVINTPKNEDDSGFSAFSINLETGASLKGLPLFVSSFFRNRIITENQCAGIPFTFTTDSYMPIDSILWEFGDGNTSSERSPAYTYTNDGNYIVKATIFFNNEPFEIYKDIQVYENPKIENNEVLTQCDTDNDAIAIFNLNNIRDKISNYRKTFELSFYYSNEDAQNDMNRIKNIENYTNRSNPEELFVKITTLEGCYTISNFYLETTFNNLPYIEEIYSCEDADGIFNNSIGLFDLNEKEDKIRNQLTIPETSTLIFYPTLEDAQTKTNSLGYTHKTQTSTLWVRIETPDNSCAGIGSFNAIVNSPIETNLEKNYTICSSDEDIIFNLDGGKSNDIWEWKNNEGNIISSNQKINLNTPGDYSLTVYKTENAITCSKTEYFSINKANQIEIKSINAENYQISISVEGQSNYEFSIDGIHYFGNGNEYLFTNVEAGIYTVQIKDINNCEFPAYQKVSFIGFPKYFTPNNDGVNDFWKIEGVDSDFYISANIDIYDRYGKFLYSMNIDKNLIGWDGTFNGTPLTSNDYWFKAILTDHNNETFIKTGHFSLKR is encoded by the coding sequence ATGATTTCACAAAATGAAACAGACAATTGGTACTTTGGTGATAACGCAGGATTAAACTTTGGTAATATCAAACACTTAGTCTTAAATGATGGTGCTATGACTACCCCTGCCGGATGCTCTAGTATTTCAAATAAAAATGGTGAATTACTATTTTACACCAACGGGCAAACGGTATGGAATAAAAACCATGAGATCATGAGTAATGGCATTAACTTAGCAGGAGACATCAACAACACTCAATCAACCATAATTGTCCCTAAACCATCAGATCCAAATACCTATTATATATTCACAACACGAGAAAATCCTACGAGCACACCTTTGGTTACTTCCGGATTATTCTTCTCTACTGTAAAATTTACAGTTCAAAACCCTCTGGGAGAAATAACATCAAAAAATTCCAGATTAACAACAACTATAACTCAAAGAATAACAGCAATTCATGATGCTATAACCAATACAATAAAAGTTATTACATTTGGTAGTGAATCTACTCAAAACAATGCACCGAAAGACACCTTTTTTATCTTCACAGTAACTTCAAACGGCGTAAATAAAACGCCTGTAAAAACACAAGAAAGAACAATAGTTTCTTCAGCAGGAGCTATGAAAATCTCTCCCGATGGAAAAATTATAGCTTTAGCTGATTTCGATGGCAACTTCATTTATTTATATAATTTTGACATTACCACCTCAGAAGTAAAATATTACAATACAATTAACCCTAACCTTTTAATGGATCCTTTAAATCCCTATGGGGTTGAATTTTCTCAAGATTCGAAAATCCTATATTTTACAGGAAATAATGCTTACAACAGAAGCTTTCTTTATAAATTTCTTCTATACGAACCTAGCATTTTTAATTCAAAAAAACTGGTATCAACCACCACTGAGTACAGTTATGGAGATCTACAATTAGCTAAGAACGGAAAGATTTATGTTGCTAATTATTTACCTACTACCCCTCCTGACATTGTTAAAAATATCAACGTAATAAACACTCCTAAAAACGAGGATGATTCTGGTTTTTCCGCTTTTAGTATTAATTTAGAAACAGGTGCTTCTTTAAAAGGACTACCTCTTTTTGTTTCTTCTTTTTTTAGAAACCGTATTATAACAGAAAATCAATGTGCTGGTATTCCATTCACTTTTACCACAGACTCCTATATGCCAATAGACTCTATTCTTTGGGAATTTGGAGATGGTAACACCTCTTCTGAACGCTCACCAGCCTACACCTATACAAACGATGGTAATTATATTGTAAAGGCGACAATATTTTTTAATAATGAGCCTTTTGAAATCTATAAAGATATTCAGGTTTACGAAAATCCTAAAATAGAAAATAACGAAGTACTAACCCAATGTGATACTGATAATGATGCCATTGCAATCTTCAACTTAAATAACATAAGAGATAAAATAAGTAACTATAGAAAAACTTTTGAACTAAGCTTTTACTATTCTAATGAAGATGCCCAAAATGACATGAATAGAATTAAAAATATCGAAAACTATACAAATCGCAGTAACCCCGAAGAATTGTTTGTTAAAATAACAACATTAGAAGGTTGCTACACCATAAGTAACTTTTATTTAGAAACTACATTTAACAATTTACCTTATATTGAAGAAATATACAGTTGTGAAGATGCTGACGGTATTTTTAATAATAGTATAGGCCTATTCGACTTAAATGAGAAGGAAGATAAAATCAGAAATCAATTGACTATTCCTGAAACATCGACACTTATCTTTTATCCGACTTTAGAAGATGCCCAAACCAAAACAAATTCACTAGGCTACACCCATAAAACACAGACTTCTACACTTTGGGTTAGAATTGAAACACCTGATAATTCCTGCGCTGGAATTGGTTCCTTTAATGCTATTGTAAACTCGCCTATTGAAACCAATTTAGAAAAAAATTATACTATTTGTTCTTCTGATGAAGATATTATATTCAATTTAGATGGAGGAAAAAGCAACGACATATGGGAATGGAAAAATAACGAAGGAAATATTATTTCATCCAATCAAAAAATTAATTTAAACACCCCCGGAGATTACTCCTTAACTGTTTATAAAACAGAAAACGCTATAACTTGTTCAAAAACTGAATACTTTAGTATCAATAAAGCTAACCAGATAGAAATCAAATCTATTAATGCTGAAAATTACCAAATTTCAATCTCGGTAGAAGGTCAAAGCAATTATGAATTTTCTATTGATGGCATCCATTATTTTGGAAACGGTAACGAATATCTCTTTACAAATGTTGAAGCCGGAATTTATACAGTGCAAATAAAAGACATTAACAATTGTGAATTTCCTGCTTATCAAAAAGTTTCCTTCATAGGATTCCCTAAATATTTCACTCCAAACAATGATGGAGTTAATGATTTTTGGAAAATTGAAGGTGTAGATTCAGATTTTTACATCTCTGCTAATATTGATATTTATGACAGGTATGGTAAATTCCTATATTCTATGAATATTGACAAAAACCTTATTGGATGGGATGGTACCTTTAATGGAACTCCTCTAACATCAAATGATTACTGGTTTAAAGCCATCTTAACAGATCACAATAATGAAACTTTCATAAAAACGGGCCATTTTAGCCTTAAACGATAA